From Trichoderma atroviride chromosome 1, complete sequence, one genomic window encodes:
- a CDS encoding uncharacterized protein (antiSMASH:Cluster_1.1), whose protein sequence is MYLGLINTTRKRKELTCTEYTEARLNSRFLLLVAVGHCRVLFMQAVPGLSPRRYCRQDVTVAKTLLPEQRHPFPQICRRASRSNPSDDLYKDSHLDRSDVPSGPSACNKQSPDLCSVFCKCLNRQSILRVLKGKLHINITSSVFGRWSLAVVGNTLPSKLSHQQLFQGLDQLQYLLNSTQLF, encoded by the exons atgtacctag GCTTGATTAACACCACCAGGAAGCGCAAAGAGCTTACATGTACTGAGTATACTGAGGCGAGGTTGAATTCTAGATTCCTTCTCCTGGTCGCAGTTGGACATTGCAGGGTCTTGTTCATGCAGGCTGTGCCTGGATTGTCGCCAAGACGTTACTGTCGCCAAGACGTTACTGTCGCCAAGACGTTGCTGCCGGAACAGCGGCACCCGTTTCCTCAAATATGCCGACGTGCTAGTCGCAGTAATCCGAGTGACGATCTTTACAAGGACTCACATCTCGACCGATCTGATGTGCCGTCGGGTCCAAGCGCTTGCAATAAGCAAAGTCCGGATCTCTGCAGCGTCTTCTGCAAATGCTTGAACAGGCAGTCCATCCTTCGAGTCTTAAAAGGGAAGCTACATATAAACATTACTTCCTCTGTATTTGGCAG GTGGTCACTAGCAGTAGTAGGTAATACCCTGCCTAGCAAGTTGTCTCATCAGCAACTCTTCCAGGGTTTGGATCAGCTTCAATACTTGCTAAACTCAACTCAACTCTTTTAA
- a CDS encoding uncharacterized protein (antiSMASH:Cluster_1.1), with protein MYLGLINTTRKRKELTCTEYTEARLNSRFLLLVAVGHCRVLFMQAVPGLSPRRYCRQDVTVAKTLLPEQRHPFPQICRRASRSNPSDDLYKDSHLDRSDVPSGPSACNKQSPDLCSVFCKCLNRQSILRVLKGKLHINITSSVFGRWSLAVSYRVDATKGG; from the exons atgtacctag GCTTGATTAACACCACCAGGAAGCGCAAAGAGCTTACATGTACTGAGTATACTGAGGCGAGGTTGAATTCTAGATTCCTTCTCCTGGTCGCAGTTGGACATTGCAGGGTCTTGTTCATGCAGGCTGTGCCTGGATTGTCGCCAAGACGTTACTGTCGCCAAGACGTTACTGTCGCCAAGACGTTGCTGCCGGAACAGCGGCACCCGTTTCCTCAAATATGCCGACGTGCTAGTCGCAGTAATCCGAGTGACGATCTTTACAAGGACTCACATCTCGACCGATCTGATGTGCCGTCGGGTCCAAGCGCTTGCAATAAGCAAAGTCCGGATCTCTGCAGCGTCTTCTGCAAATGCTTGAACAGGCAGTCCATCCTTCGAGTCTTAAAAGGGAAGCTACATATAAACATTACTTCCTCTGTATTTGGCAG GTGGTCACTAGCAGTA TCGTACAGAGTAGACGCGACGAAAGGCGGGTAA
- a CDS encoding uncharacterized protein (antiSMASH:Cluster_1.1): MYLGLINTTRKRKELTCTEYTEARLNSRFLLLVAVGHCRVLFMQAVPGLSPRRYCRQDVTVAKTLLPEQRHPFPQICRRASRSNPSDDLYKDSHLDRSDVPSGPSACNKQSPDLCSVFCKCLNRQSILRVLKGKLHINITSSVFGSRTE; the protein is encoded by the exons atgtacctag GCTTGATTAACACCACCAGGAAGCGCAAAGAGCTTACATGTACTGAGTATACTGAGGCGAGGTTGAATTCTAGATTCCTTCTCCTGGTCGCAGTTGGACATTGCAGGGTCTTGTTCATGCAGGCTGTGCCTGGATTGTCGCCAAGACGTTACTGTCGCCAAGACGTTACTGTCGCCAAGACGTTGCTGCCGGAACAGCGGCACCCGTTTCCTCAAATATGCCGACGTGCTAGTCGCAGTAATCCGAGTGACGATCTTTACAAGGACTCACATCTCGACCGATCTGATGTGCCGTCGGGTCCAAGCGCTTGCAATAAGCAAAGTCCGGATCTCTGCAGCGTCTTCTGCAAATGCTTGAACAGGCAGTCCATCCTTCGAGTCTTAAAAGGGAAGCTACATATAAACATTACTTCCTCTGTATTTGGCAG TCGTACAGAGTAG
- a CDS encoding uncharacterized protein (EggNog:ENOG41~SECRETED:SignalP(1-19)~CAZy:GH55~antiSMASH:Cluster_1.1), with protein sequence MKAFSFLGALAALPALSWALPTEGVSNKLESRASSWFLPNIDHTTGAVRGYAPDLFNGGTQNFTYPVYMSVASGDSAGFVNALTSQGPSGGQRDNCYLAAEPRVIYLPPGTYTLSSTAFFFTDTVIIGDAANPPTIKAAAGFNGDYLIVAGQADGSARPCGGFFGETHFSIMIKNVILDTTANSGNSGFTAMSWALAQNCALVNVKINMPSGVHTGLSVGSGSTISVSDVSFSFGNIGLHWAGSQQGQIKGMTFTDCTNGIVIDGGNTITIFAPTCNTVGRCITYNSGEPWVAVIDGTSINSGDFFTSAVGFPNFMLENISKDTTNSNMVTVNGAVKVGGSTSLGTYVYGNTYGANPTYQTSPTSQAVNRPAALAPGGKYPVINAPQYASSTISDVINLKDSTQNGGHTLQGDGFTDDTAALQGAINTAASAGKIAYLPFGIYIVTSTITLPPGTELYGEGWSTISGSGSAFSNEQNPTPVVQIGSTPGQKGVAHVQDIRFTVNQALPGAILLRINMAGNNPGDVGVFNSLNTIGGTRDTSLSCSSEANCRAAYLGIHLAAGSSAYIDNFWSWVADHASDGSGKGTRTAVKGGVLVEATAGTWLTGLGSEHNWLFQLGYHNAANVFLTLFQSETNYNQGNNAVVLPGQPFTATASDPNFSWCGGSDSTCRMGLAQWFTGSNSNIFHYGAGSWNFQSLTGVSQGLMNYIQTSISGAHLYGFTSGPQTGETMRLPDGKEFGNGSNDGFGGSWGTLIAGINSQT encoded by the exons ATGAaggccttttcctttttgggcGCTTTGGCAGCCCTGCCTGCCCTCTCGTGGGCTCTGCCAACTGAGGGTGTCTCTAACAAGCTTGAGAGCAGGGCCTCGTCGTGGTTTTTGCCCAACATCGACCACACGACGGGAGCTGTAAGAGGCTATGCTCCCGACCTCTTCAACGGCGGGACCCAGAACTTCACCTACCCTGTCTACATGAGTGTGGCCTCTGGAGACTCGGCAGGTTTTGTAAATGCCTTGACATCTCAAGGACCCAGCGGCGGCCAGAGAGACAACTGCTACTTGGCCGCGGAGCCGCGTGTCATCTACCTGCCTCCGG GAACCTATACACTTTCAAGCACTGCATTCTTTTTCACAGACACAGTCATCATCGGTGATGCCGCCAACCCTCCTACCATTAAGGCGGCTGCTGGCTTCAATGGCGACTATCTTATTGTTGCCGGCCAAGCTGATGGCAGTGCCCGTCCTTGCggcggcttctttggcgaaaCCCATTTCTCCATCATGA TCAAGAATGTCATCTTGGACACCACAGCTAACTCGGGCAACTCTGGGTTTACTGCCATGAGCTGGGCCCTTGCCCAGAACTGTGCTCTG GTCAATGTCAAGATCAACATGCCCTCAGGGGTTCATACTG GTCTCTCTGTCGGATCTGGATCCACCATCTCCGTCTCAGATGTCTCGTTCAGCTTCGGTAACATTGGATTGCACTGGGCTG GCTCTCAGCAGGGTCAGATCAAGGGCATGACATTCACCGACTGCACCAACGGTATCGTCATCGATGGCGGTAataccatcaccatctttgcCCCGACTTGTAACACCGTCGGCCGTTGTATCACTTACAACTCCGGAGAGCCTTGGGTCGCTGTCATTGACGGTACCAGCATCAACTCTGGTGACTTCTTCACCAGCGCTGTAGGATTCCCCAACTTTATGCTCGAAAACATTTCCAAAGACACAACCAACTCCAACATGGTTACCGTCAACGGTGCTGTCAAGGTTGGCGGCTCTACCAGCCTCGGAACCTATGTCTACGGAAACACCTACGGAGCAAACCCGACCTATCAGACCAGCCCGACTTCACAGGCGGTGAACAGGCCTGCAGCGCTTGCTCCCGGCGGCAAATACCCTGTTATCAACGCCCCGCAATACGCCAGCTCAACCATTTCAGATGTCATCAACCTGAAGGATTCGACCCAGAACGGTGGACACACTCTTCAGGGAGATGGCTTCACTGACGACACTGCCGCTCTCCAGGGAGCTATCAACACCGCTGCCAGCGCAGGCAAAATTGCTTACCTGCCATTCGGTATCTACATTGTGACCTCAACCATCACTCTGCCTCCTGGAACTGAGCTGTACGGCGAGGGTTGGTCCACCATCTCTGGATCCGGCAGCGCTTTCTCCAACGAGCAAAACCCAACTCCTGTTGTCCAGATTGGAAGCACTCCTGGCCAAAAGGGTGTCGCCCACGTCCAGGATATCCGTTTCACAGTCAACCAGGCTCTGCCCGGCGCTATTCTTCTCCGCATCAACATGGCCGGTAACAACCCCGGTGATGTCGGTGTCTTCAACTCTCTCAACACCATTGGTGGCACCCGTGATACATctctcagctgcagcagtgAAGCAAACTGCCGTGCCGCTTACCTTGGTATTCACCTGGCTGCTGGGTCTTCAGCTTACATTGACAACTTCTGGTCTTGGGTTGCTGACCACGCCTCTGATGGAAGCGGCAAGGGCACTCGAACTGCCGTCAAGGGTGGCGTCCTCGTTGAGGCTACGGCCGGTACCTGGTTGACGGGTCTTGGATCCGAGCACAACTGGCTCTTCCAGCTTGGTTACCACAACGCCGCCAATGTTTTCCTCACCCTCTTCCAGAGTGAGACCAACTACAACCAGGGTAACAACGCCGTTGTTCTTCCTGGACAGCCCTTcactgctactgcttctGATCCGAACTTCTCTTGGTGCGGCGGTAGCGACTCTACTTGCCGCATGGGCCTTGCTCAGTGGTTTactggcagcaacagcaacatcttccactatggagctggaagctggaACTTCCAAAGCTTGACGGGAGTTTCCCAGGGACTTATGAACTACATTCAAACCTCCATCTCCGGTGCCCACCTCTATGGTTTCACCAGTGGACCTCAGACCGGAGAGACAATGAGACTGCCTGACGGCAAGGAATTTGGCAATGGTTCAAATGACGGCTTCGGTGGATCTTGGGGGACTTTGATTGCTGGTATCAACAGCCAAACTTAG
- a CDS encoding uncharacterized protein (EggNog:ENOG41~CAZy:GH16), producing MPWKDHLHRFKQELNHRVAEPGAAAQPPPVPPHPPAIPPRPPAVHWKPQFYPNVPINLEWDAKLGNGPDGWGNQELQHYTAEPQNAFHTPEGLLVVRALANNSAPSPEQRYTSARLVSRQTLARDKGVLSATILSPCAEGIWPAFWLLPREPFSWPTDGEIDIAETWNGDHENRSCLHWGHHHEPQKHRVLGTRIPDMHSRPVRYDFAWEQPNGVPGQGRMIWYIDGRPVMKCQVPSGTRPLRDMNILLNVAVGGNVCGGKVPRDGYYDMVIYNLSIVSELEYGGWPRFEQDWHHPSVPGGNTY from the exons ATGCCGTGGAAAGATCACCTCCATCGTTTCAAACAGGAATTGAACCATCGAGTCGCTGAACCAGGAGCCGCGGCCCAGCCACCGCCTGTGCCGCCTCACCCGCCAGCTATACCACCCCGGCCTCCAGCTGTACATTGGAAACCTCAATTCTATCCCAATGTTCCGATCAATCTTGAGTGGGACGCAAAGCTAGGCAATGGACCAGATGGGTGGGGGAATCAGGAGCTGCAGCATTATACTGCAGAACCCCAAAATGCATTCCA CACGCCTGAAGGCTTGCTTGTCGTCCGAGCTCTTGCAAACAACTCTGCCCCTTCACCAGAGCAGCGATATACCTCAGCTCGTCTGGTCAGCAGACAGACTCTGGCTCGCGACAAGGGTGTTTTAAGCGCCACGATACTCTCCCCTTGCGCCGAGGGTATCTGGCCCGCATTCTGGCTTCTGCCTCGGGAACCTTTCTCTTGGCCCACTGATGGCGAGATTGACATTGCGGAAACGTGGAACGGAGATCACGAAAATCGCTCCTGTCTTCACTGGGGACATCATCACGAACCACAGAAGCACCGAGTTTTAGGTACACGTATTCCTGACATGCACTCTCGTCCCGTGCGGTATGACTTTGCTTGGGAACAGCCCAACGGCGTGCCTGGCCAGGGGAGAATGATCTGGTACATTGATGGAAGGCCTGTGATGAAGTGCCAAGTTCCAAGCGGGACCCGACCACTTCGAGACATGAACATACTATTGAACGTGGCAGTAGGCGGGAATGTCTGTGGTGGTAAAGTACCTCGAGATGGGTACTATGACATGGTCATTTACAACCTCTCTATTGTCAGTGAGCTAGAATATGGAGGCTGGCCCCGGTTTGAGCAAGATTGGCACCACCCTTCTGTACCTGGGGGTAACACTTACTAG
- a CDS encoding uncharacterized protein (EggNog:ENOG41~TransMembrane:12 (i60-82o88-107i128-147o167-185i277-296o302-322i359-382o436-456i463-484o539-560i604-624o644-668i)), giving the protein MGAPVEKSEYGGDEGGVQEKRVSVEVVLKPEDEESEDEAITDLFTSFPIPKGVEPEPNPLTVRAVLTGIVLGSLVNASNVYLGLKTGFTFPATMFGAIFGYGFIILLTKVLPGVPGIGTRFGPQENSIIQASATGAGGMAGLFVAGLPAMYRLSLLSENPKDDFGRILTITLVCAFFGLFAAVPLRKFFIINVARELNLIFPTPTATAICIRSMHAVSGGAADAVRKVKALGFTFLGAFTHIVVSQYADGILHNWHIFTWFYIWSGYKNGALNIENWGWYIQLTPAFFGSGILVGLNAAVSWWLGTVVAWGLIGPLLVHYGVCAGKPIGEGKWEGLVNFNSMSGIGTPGWIPSPRYWMLWPGVMVLIVYSLVEFLIHIRVIYDGVKYALRTFAGSINDALQSRGKNNAFLQKQAAKANEESTLLEDFAPPEDQVPIWVWLTGSITFVVVACIVCELQFHMNAGLAILACILGLVFAFLSIYGGAVTDTAPLTASSKASQLVFGGITKGHYPVQDAQRINLIAGNIASGTADVATNLLQFYAQAAGALVSIFLAPGIFVLFMSAYPCIRDQTIEHCPFSAPSVVAWQAVAEAVTLPKLPIPLSSGIFAIVCGVVCAIQALVKNFYLVGPREKYRSYLPNWMSIGVAWVLGIDSGYANAILFGSITSWWWRKYFPKGFETYAFSVAAGLVAGEGLGGVVNAALTLGGVDGTKKGSMIALPGEDW; this is encoded by the exons ATGGGTGCGCCTGTTGAGAAGTCCGAATATGGGGGAGACGAAGGTGGCGTCCAGGAGAAGCGAGTGTCTGTGGAGGTCGTTCTCAAGCCTGAGGATGAAGAATCGGAAGATGAGGCTATCACAGACCTGTTTACAAGTTTTCCTATACCTAAGGGAGTCGAGCCTGAGCCAAATCCATTGACTGTTCGAGCGGTCCTCACCGGAATCGTTTTGGGCTCCCTGGTTAATGCTTCCAATGTATATCTGG GTCTCAAGACCGGATTCACCTTTCCTGCCACCATGTTCGGTGCTATTTTTGGCTATG gcttcatcatcctcctaACCAAAGTCCTTCCGGGCGTCCCTGGTATCGGAACTCGCTTCGGCCCTCAAGAGAACTCGATTATTCAAGCCTCTGCAACAGGCGCTGGTGGCATGGCCGGCCTTTTCGTTGCCGGCTTGCCTGCAATGTACCGCCTAAGCCTGTTGTCCGAAAACCCCAAAGACGATTTCGGCCGCATCCTCACCATTACCCTTGTGTGCGCGttcttcggcctcttcgCCGCCGTACCTCTTCGAAAGTTCTTCATCATAAACGTTGCGAGAGAATTGAACCTGATATTCCCTACACCTACGGCGACTGCCATTTGCA TTCGATCTATGCATGCCGTTAGCGGAGGCGCCGCCGATGCTGTACGCAAAGTCAAGGCATTGGGATTCACTTTCTTGGGTGCCTTTACCCATATTGTGGTATCTCAATATGCTGACGGCATATTGCACAACTGGCATATATTCACTTGGTTTTACATCTGGAGCGGGTACAAGAACGGGGCCCTCAACATCGAGAACTGGGGTTGGTACATTCAGCTGACACCCGCTTTCTTTGGTTCCGGTATCCTCGTTGGCCTCAATGCTGCCGTCTCTTGGTGGCTAGGCACCGTCGTCGCCTGGGGTCTGATTGGACCTCTGCTTGTCCATTACGGTGTATGTGCGGGCAAGCCCATCGGCGAAGGAAAGTGGGAAGGCCTGGTAAACTTCAACAGTATGAGTGGAATCGGCACTCCTGGATGGATTCCCTCGCCTCGATACTGGATGCTATGGCCCGGCGTTATGGTACTAATTGTGTACAGCTTGGTTGAGTTCCTCATCCACATTCGTGTCATTTATGACGGCGTCAAATACGCTCTCCGCACCTTTGCCGGTTCGATCAACGATGCCTTGCAATCTCGAGGCAAGAACAATGCTTTTCTGCAGAAGCaggcagcaaaggcaaatGAAGAATCCACCCTTTTGGAAGATTTTGCGCCTCCAGAGGACCAAGTGCCCATCTGGGTCTGGCTAACCGGCTCCATCACCTTTGTGGTTGTTGCATGCATTGTCTGCGAACTGCAATTCCACATGAATGCAGGCTTGGCTATCCTGGCCTGTATTCTGGGTCTTGTATTCGCATTTCTCAGTATCTATGGAGGCGCCGTCACTGATACCGCGCCACTTACTGCCTCTTCCAAGGCTTCGCAGCTTGTTTTTGGTGGCATTACAAAGGGACATTACCCGGTTCAGGACGCTCAGCGGATCAATCTTATTGCAGGCAACATTGCTTCGGGCACTGCCGATGTTGCTACCAACTTA CTTCAGTTTTacgctcaagctgctggcgccTTGGTTTCCATCTTTCTCGCCCCTGGTATCTTTGTCCTGTTCATGTCCGCGTATCCCTGCATCCGCGATCAAACAATTGAGCATTGTCCCTTTTCAGCCCCATCGGTTGTTGCCTGGCAGGCAGTCGCCGAGGCTGTAACTCTTCCAAAGCTTCCAATTCCGTTGTCTTCGGGAATCTTTGCCATCGTTTGTGGTGTCGTCTGTGCCATCCAAGCGCTTGTCAAAAACTTTTACTTGGTCGGGCCCAGAGAGAAGTATCGCAGCTACTTGCCGAACTGGATGTCAATTGGCGTCGCATGGGTTTTGGGAATTGATAGTGGATATGCCAA TGCCATCTTGTTTGGCAGTATCACCTCGTGGTGGTGGCGGAAGTATTTCCCCAAAGGCTTCGAGACTTATGCATTCTCCGTTGCTGCCGGTCTTGTTGCAGGAGAGGGCTTGGGAGGTGTTGTTAATGCTGCTTTGACGCTGGGAGGAGTCGATGGCACGAAGAAGGGCAGTATGATTGCGCTGCCTGGGGAGGACTGGTAA